The genomic window AAGTCAGCATAAAACGCAAGAGTCTCGGGACGGCAGCACTCACGTTGGTGACGCGCAGCGTAGCAAAGTCGTCCCTCTCGCCAAACTTGGATCCCATCCGCtcgccagctcctccagtGCCACGCAGCGCAGGAGGCACATATGAACCCTTCTTGGCACCAGCCCCaccagcggcggcggcagcaggcTCGTCGCCCATGCCAGCGGCAACGTCGGCGGCGCCGCTCTCCCCGATGGGCGCCATGGTGTCCTTGTACGGACACCTGGCAGTGAAATGTTCGCCGTTGCAAATACGACACTtgaccttcttgtccttgagcttgtccttCATGGCCTGGGCGTTGGGGTCGGCCGTCTCGTCCTTGGCATCCTTGCGCCAGTTGATGCTTGGTCGGAAGATGATGTTCTCGCCGACGGATGTGGTATCGGGGGCAGGGCCTGGGGGATCCTTTGCGCTGAGGCCAAACTTGGACCAGGTTTTTCGGTCGGCAACGCGGGGGTTTACGGTCTCGGTGTGGGTGATGAATCGGATGCGGCGAGTCGTCTTGACCTTCTCGCCGTCGTCATTGTAGCGGAATGTGATGACGGTCTTGGTGCCGTccttgttggagatggtctGGGGGGGAGGGAGATCGGTGGAGGTCTCCTcgatatcgtcgtcgtcggcccaGTCGTGCCTGTTTGATGGTGGGGTTAGTCAGAGGGCATATCGATACCCCAGTCCGAACTGCGCTGCACTCACTTGGGCTTGTTCGCAACGGCggcagccatgatgaatCGAGCGTATCCGGGCGACTGTTTCTATATCGTCGTTTTCTCGCGGTGTCGTCGGGATGCGTCGTAGAGCTTCGTCGGGGCGTCGGTTCGTGATCGTGGGGTttcttggtgatggatgaaTTTAATCACTTTTTCGTGGTGCGGCGATTGAACGGTGGTGGGGCAAGTGTCAAGCCACAGAACAGCTCCGAAGGAGCAAAGTCACATGATGTGCACCAGCCACAGGGCCTACGTTATTCCGCCCCTGAGAAGCTGCCCAGCCATTGTAGTGTGATACATTAAGTCCGAGTCTTTTTGTTGAAACTTTGGAGGCGTATGCCACTTTCTGATTTGGAATCGTGCCACTCTGTCAAGCCAAAGCGTCACTGATATCCCGGGAATATCGGCACGAAGCGACAAACGCCTCGAGGGAGTGGCGCAGTGTTGAACTCGTATGCTTACCCAACCGAGACTGTTCCATGCATCTGTTGGTTTGAAAATAGCTCGTGTAAGAAGCGGTGGAAACTTGAAACACATCGAAGACAACCAAATGTGCATTCAAATCTCCAAAAAGTCAGCGTCGTAGATGCACGTTGGCGCTGGCATCACAATGGGAGGCCTTCCAAGCGCTCCGGTTTGAGATGCCAAGCTTTGGGTGAACGGGGGCGTTCGGGCCTGGAAGGGCCAAGCGTGGCGCAGCTCGTTGCGCACACCAATCCCGTGCCGCGTAGTCCCGCAAACGCGGCCTGTGGCGTGCAAGGGGCCATGTGAGAGGGAGAGTTTAGCACCGACCGACGGACACCAGACACTTACTTTACTACTAGTTACGAGCTTCCTCTCCTCACCGTCGTCTTTCCTTTCTCCTCGTCTCATCAATACCTACATCTCTCCTTCTGTTCATATCGACTGATATCCTATCCTTCTTCGCGAACCACAGATCGGGCCTTCATTCCTGCGCGCTCCCTATTCGCAATCAACCACTCCCTCCCCTTTTCAGTCACACAGCGCATTACCGCTTCACCATGGCCTACAAGCAAGACGAGCCACCCGCCTACGGTCCTCCCCCAGGTGCCCCCCAGCCTACCTACGGTGGCTATCAGCAAGATCCATACCAGCAGGGCCCTCCGCCGGGTCAGCAACCCTACTATCAGCAAGGTCCTCAAATGGGATACTACAACCAACAGCAAGGTCCCTTCCCAGCTGGACAGGGCCCCtatcctcctcagccaggtCCTTATGGCCAGCCCGgcggtcctcctcctcaaggctaCTATCCCGAAGACGATAGGAGAGGTGGCGGTTCTGGAGGTGGCCTCATGACTGGATTGCTCGCCGGTCtggcctgctgctgctgcttggacTGCCTTTTCTaaacaaaaaagaaaaatcgACTACACAAAGACCTACCACCGCGATATCACCGTCACTATACTGCGCAAGCTTCTTGAGAATTTGATGGCAATTGGGGCCTATTTCGCGAAAGGCAGGAGACTAGGGGGCGAGCGCAGCGTTGGCGCATCTGAAGACGGGCAGAATTCACTGGAATATTAAAGGCGTTGGGGTTTCGTTTGATTAGGTACCGGAAGGACTCATTCAGCTGTTTTTGCTTGTTTCCTTGATATCAAAGCACGACTTCTAATCATATAATTCACCTGAACAAATGCAGACTAGTATATGCTGTGTGTTGTGCATGTGTGGCCACAGATCTCAAACCGATCTGATACTATACCCCGGCAAAGAGTGTCTTGAATTCCGCCCTGACCTTTTCAACGCAGTCGTTGGTGTAAATCATCTTTTGCACGTCTGGAGATGCCCACTTGTCTGGCACGGCGCCGTTGCTCTTGTGCTCCTTGAACATCCTgtctctctcctccttggccttgccctcaCCCAGGTGCAACGTTCGCCCGGACATGTATGCCATCTGGACGAGGTTCGAGGTCCACTCCTTCCGAGACAGCTCATACACCTTGAGGCACCTGGCGATAGTTTCGGGCCGAGCATCAGGGGCTTGTAGCAGCACCTCGGCGATGGTCGAGCCGTCCTCGATAGCCATGGCTGCTCCCTGGCTCAGGTGCGGCAATGTCGGATGACAGGCGTCTCCGACGAGGGCGACGGACCCTTGTGTCCAGGTTGGCAGAGGCTTGTACATCCTCAGACGCCACTCGCAGACCTCTCCTTCGGGGACCAAGTTGAGCATCTTTTGCACGAGAGGGCAGAAGGtctcaaagaccttgagCATGGCCTTCTTCGACCCTTTGGTTGTGTACGTGATGGATGGGGCTGTGGCAAAGTTCTCATCTGGTTGGACCGTCGACAAGTTATAGATGGACTTGTTGGCGATGGAGTAGGCAATGATGTGGCGTTTTTCTCCTACCCATCTGACCACCTCATCACTGTCAACC from Fusarium falciforme chromosome 2, complete sequence includes these protein-coding regions:
- a CDS encoding Eukaryotic translation initiation factor 3 subunit G, which encodes MAAAVANKPKHDWADDDDIEETSTDLPPPQTISNKDGTKTVITFRYNDDGEKVKTTRRIRFITHTETVNPRVADRKTWSKFGLSAKDPPGPAPDTTSVGENIIFRPSINWRKDAKDETADPNAQAMKDKLKDKKVKCRICNGEHFTARCPYKDTMAPIGESGAADVAAGMGDEPAAAAAGGAGAKKGSYVPPALRGTGGAGERMGSKFGERDDFATLRVTNVSEMAEEGELRDMFERFGRVTRVFLAKDRETGMAKGFAFISFADRGDAVKACAKMDGFGFKHLILRVEFAKKAQ
- a CDS encoding CYSTM domain-containing protein, which gives rise to MAYKQDEPPAYGPPPGAPQPTYGGYQQDPYQQGPPPGQQPYYQQGPQMGYYNQQQGPFPAGQGPYPPQPGPYGQPGGPPPQGYYPEDDRRGGGSGGGLMTGLLAGLACCCCLDCLF
- a CDS encoding FAD-binding-3 domain-containing protein; the encoded protein is MSDVRDLEIAIIGSGMGGLGTALALAKRGFKHINVYEAASNLGFVGAGIQMAPNMGRILDRLGCWEGIEKESTCVAGSSIRQGATNVELAHVDMPDIKAKYGYSHLCGHRSSLTGHMYEACKKENSIKFYFSTSLLEITSFSPRVSFKVQPRDSEPYTCHADILLGADGIKSVTRAQLLQQVGAEPEEAETGQAAYRIMLKREDMAHDPELLALVDSDEVVRWVGEKRHIIAYSIANKSIYNLSTVQPDENFATAPSITYTTKGSKKAMLKVFETFCPLVQKMLNLVPEGEVCEWRLRMYKPLPTWTQGSVALVGDACHPTLPHLSQGAAMAIEDGSTIAEVLLQAPDARPETIARCLKVYELSRKEWTSNLVQMAYMSGRTLHLGEGKAKEERDRMFKEHKSNGAVPDKWASPDVQKMIYTNDCVEKVRAEFKTLFAGV